A region from the Pseudomonas sp. P8_229 genome encodes:
- the petA gene encoding ubiquinol-cytochrome c reductase iron-sulfur subunit: MSNDGVNAGRRRFLVAATSVVGAAGAVGAAVPFVGSWFPSAKAKAAGAPVKVNVSKIEPGQQMIAEWRGQPVFIVRRTAEILGNLKKIEGQLSDPTSKNSTQPTYVDPEVRSIKPEILLLIGICTHLGCSPTFRPEVAPADLGKDWVGGYFCPCHGSHYDLAGRVYKSQPAPLNLPVPPHSYETDDLIVIGVDTEKA; encoded by the coding sequence ATGAGCAATGACGGCGTGAATGCAGGCCGGCGTCGCTTCTTGGTAGCAGCCACATCCGTGGTGGGTGCTGCAGGAGCGGTGGGGGCTGCGGTCCCGTTCGTGGGGTCATGGTTTCCCAGTGCCAAGGCGAAAGCCGCTGGTGCACCGGTGAAAGTGAATGTCAGCAAGATCGAGCCAGGACAGCAGATGATTGCCGAGTGGCGCGGTCAGCCGGTGTTCATTGTCCGCCGTACTGCGGAAATCCTGGGGAATCTCAAGAAGATCGAGGGCCAGCTCTCCGATCCGACTTCCAAAAACTCCACGCAACCTACCTATGTCGACCCTGAAGTGCGTTCGATCAAGCCGGAAATTCTGCTGCTGATCGGCATTTGCACACACCTGGGTTGCTCACCAACCTTCCGTCCCGAAGTGGCGCCTGCGGATCTGGGTAAAGACTGGGTCGGTGGCTATTTCTGCCCTTGCCACGGTTCCCACTACGATCTGGCTGGCCGCGTCTACAAGTCGCAACCTGCGCCTTTGAATCTGCCAGTTCCCCCGCATTCCTATGAGACCGATGACCTGATTGTCATTGGCGTCGATACGGAGAAAGCGTGA
- the rpsI gene encoding 30S ribosomal protein S9: protein MSATQNYGTGRRKTATARVFLRPGTGNISINNRSLDNFFGRETARMVVRQPLELTETVEKFDIYVTVIGGGVSGQAGAIRHGITRALMDYDETLRSALRKAGFVTRDAREVERKKVGLRKARKRPQYSKR, encoded by the coding sequence ATGTCGGCGACTCAAAATTACGGCACTGGCCGTCGCAAGACCGCAACCGCACGCGTTTTCCTGCGTCCGGGTACTGGTAATATCTCCATCAACAACCGTTCGCTGGATAACTTCTTCGGCCGCGAAACTGCCCGCATGGTAGTTCGTCAGCCGCTGGAGCTGACCGAGACTGTCGAGAAATTCGACATCTACGTCACCGTGATCGGCGGTGGTGTAAGTGGTCAAGCTGGCGCAATCCGCCACGGCATCACTCGCGCTCTGATGGACTACGACGAAACCCTGCGTAGCGCTCTGCGCAAAGCTGGCTTCGTTACCCGCGACGCCCGTGAAGTTGAACGTAAGAAAGTTGGTCTGCGTAAAGCGCGTAAGCGTCCGCAGTACTCGAAGCGTTAA
- the rplM gene encoding 50S ribosomal protein L13, giving the protein MKTFTAKPETVKRDWFVVDAAGQTLGRLATEIASRLRGKHKPEYTPHVDTGDYIVVINAEQIRVTGAKTTDKMYYSHSGFPGGIKSINFEKLIAKAPERVIETAVKGMLPKNPLGRDMYRKLKVYAGAAHPHTAQQPQELKF; this is encoded by the coding sequence ATGAAAACTTTTACTGCTAAACCGGAAACAGTAAAGCGCGACTGGTTTGTCGTCGACGCTGCTGGTCAGACCCTGGGTCGTCTGGCCACCGAAATCGCGAGCCGTCTGCGTGGCAAGCACAAGCCTGAGTACACTCCTCACGTTGACACCGGCGACTACATCGTCGTAATCAACGCTGAGCAGATTCGTGTTACCGGTGCTAAAACCACTGACAAAATGTACTACTCCCACTCCGGTTTCCCGGGCGGCATCAAGTCGATCAACTTTGAAAAGCTGATCGCTAAAGCCCCTGAGCGCGTGATCGAGACCGCGGTTAAAGGCATGCTGCCTAAAAACCCACTGGGTCGCGACATGTACCGTAAGCTGAAAGTCTATGCGGGCGCTGCACACCCACATACTGCTCAGCAGCCCCAAGAACTGAAGTTTTAA
- a CDS encoding NADP(H)-dependent aldo-keto reductase: MDYRQLGRTDLNVSAICLGTMTWGEQNTEAEAFAQIEHAKEAGINFIDTAEMYPVPPKAETYATTERYIGNYFKSRGDRADWILASKIAGPGNTIDYIRDKNLRHNRQHITEAVDASLKRLQTDYIDLYQLHWPERSTNFFGQLGYKHKIEANLTPLEDTLEALDEQVKAGKIRHIGLSNETPWGTMRFLALAEARGWPRAVSIQNPYNLLNRSFEIGLAEIAIREQCGLLAYSPLAFGFLSGKYEGGARPPKGRLSLYSRFSRYFNAQSEAACSRYVALAREHGLDPAQMALAFVTRQPFVTSNIIGATTLEQLDTNIASFDLKLSDEVLEGIEAIHKDHPNPAP; the protein is encoded by the coding sequence ATGGACTATCGCCAGCTAGGCCGTACCGACCTGAACGTGAGCGCAATCTGCCTCGGCACCATGACCTGGGGCGAGCAAAACACTGAAGCTGAAGCCTTCGCCCAGATCGAACACGCAAAAGAAGCCGGGATCAACTTCATCGACACCGCCGAGATGTACCCGGTGCCGCCAAAAGCCGAAACCTACGCCACTACCGAGCGCTACATCGGCAACTACTTCAAGAGTCGCGGCGACCGCGCCGACTGGATCCTCGCCAGCAAGATCGCCGGCCCAGGCAACACCATCGACTACATCCGCGACAAAAACCTGCGCCACAATCGCCAGCACATCACCGAAGCGGTGGATGCCAGCCTCAAGCGCTTGCAGACCGACTACATCGATCTCTATCAACTGCACTGGCCGGAGCGCAGCACCAACTTTTTCGGACAACTGGGCTACAAACACAAGATCGAAGCCAACCTGACCCCGCTCGAAGACACCCTCGAAGCGCTCGACGAGCAAGTGAAGGCCGGCAAGATCCGCCACATCGGCCTGTCCAACGAAACCCCGTGGGGCACCATGCGCTTCCTCGCCCTGGCCGAGGCCCGTGGCTGGCCGCGTGCGGTGTCGATCCAGAACCCGTACAACCTGCTCAACCGCAGCTTCGAGATCGGTCTGGCGGAGATCGCCATCCGCGAACAATGCGGCCTGCTGGCCTATTCACCACTGGCGTTCGGTTTCCTGTCAGGCAAGTACGAAGGTGGCGCCCGTCCGCCGAAAGGTCGCCTGAGCCTCTACAGCCGCTTCAGCCGCTATTTCAACGCGCAGTCGGAAGCAGCGTGCAGTCGTTACGTTGCACTGGCCCGCGAACACGGTCTGGATCCGGCGCAAATGGCGCTGGCGTTCGTGACCCGGCAACCGTTCGTCACCAGCAACATCATTGGTGCGACGACGCTTGAGCAACTGGACACCAACATTGCCAGTTTCGATCTGAAGCTTTCCGATGAAGTGCTGGAAGGGATCGAGGCTATTCACAAGGATCATCCGAATCCGGCGCCTTGA
- a CDS encoding acyl-CoA dehydrogenase family protein, whose translation MIPRTLFSSEHELFRDSVRTFLEKEAVPFHAQWEKQGHIDRKLWNKAGEAGMLCSHLPEEYGGLGADFLYSAVVIEEVGRLGLTGIGFSLHSDIVAPYILHYGSEALKHKYLPKLVSGEMVSAIAMTEPGAGSDLQGVKTTAVLDGDEYVINGSKTFITNGFLADLVIVVAKTDPKAGAKGTSLFVVEANTPGFEKGKRLEKVGMKAQDTSELFFQDVRVPKENLLGQAGAGFTYLMQELPQERLTVAIGGLASAEAALKWTLDYTRDRKAFGKAIADFQNTRFKLAEMATEIQIGRVFVDRCLELHLQGKLDVPTAAMAKYWGTDLQCKVLDECVQLHGGYGFMWEYPVARAWADARVQRIYAGTNEIMKEIIARSL comes from the coding sequence ATGATCCCCAGAACCTTGTTCAGCTCCGAGCACGAATTGTTCCGTGACAGCGTACGAACCTTCCTTGAAAAAGAGGCCGTGCCGTTCCATGCGCAATGGGAGAAACAGGGCCACATCGACCGCAAGCTGTGGAACAAGGCAGGGGAGGCGGGGATGCTCTGCTCGCATCTGCCGGAAGAATACGGCGGCCTGGGCGCGGACTTTCTGTACAGCGCGGTGGTGATCGAGGAGGTCGGTCGTCTCGGGTTGACCGGTATCGGTTTCTCACTGCATTCGGACATCGTCGCGCCGTATATCCTGCATTACGGCAGCGAGGCGCTGAAGCACAAGTACCTGCCGAAACTGGTCTCGGGCGAGATGGTCAGTGCCATCGCCATGACCGAGCCGGGCGCCGGCTCCGACCTGCAAGGGGTCAAGACCACCGCAGTGCTGGACGGCGACGAGTACGTGATCAACGGCTCCAAGACATTCATCACCAACGGCTTTCTGGCTGACCTGGTCATCGTCGTCGCCAAGACTGATCCGAAGGCCGGCGCCAAGGGCACCAGTCTGTTTGTGGTGGAGGCGAATACGCCGGGCTTCGAGAAGGGCAAGCGTCTGGAGAAGGTCGGAATGAAGGCCCAGGACACGTCGGAATTGTTCTTCCAGGACGTGCGCGTACCGAAGGAAAACCTCTTGGGGCAGGCCGGGGCAGGGTTTACCTACTTGATGCAGGAACTGCCGCAGGAGCGTCTGACCGTGGCGATCGGTGGTCTGGCCTCAGCCGAAGCTGCGCTGAAATGGACGCTTGATTACACCCGTGATCGCAAGGCGTTCGGCAAGGCGATCGCCGACTTCCAGAACACGCGCTTCAAACTGGCGGAGATGGCCACCGAGATTCAGATCGGCCGGGTCTTCGTCGACCGCTGCCTGGAGCTGCACCTGCAGGGCAAGCTCGACGTGCCGACGGCGGCGATGGCTAAATACTGGGGCACCGACCTGCAATGCAAGGTGCTCGACGAGTGCGTGCAGTTGCACGGCGGCTACGGATTCATGTGGGAATACCCGGTGGCCCGGGCGTGGGCGGATGCGCGTGTGCAGCGGATCTATGCCGGCACCAATGAAATCATGAAGGAGATCATTGCGCGGTCGCTCTGA
- a CDS encoding GlxA family transcriptional regulator, with product MASLRYGKQLGHGLTPAFETRLVSPDGKPVNSFSDVVMPVDGGLENADVIVLPAFWDDFETLCGRYPQILPWLREQHARGAVLCGEATGVFWLAEAGLLNGKEATTYWRFFNAFAERFPKVYLNQDKHLTDADNLYCAGGTTSACDLYIYLIERFCGANVAQAVARDILYEVQRSYSPGRIGFGGQKLHQDVIILQIQHWLEEHFADKFRFEDVAREHGMSIRNFMRRFQTATGDKPLHYLQRLRIETAKGLLSGSRKSIKTISYEVGYDDASFFARLFRQHTELSPNQYRQQFQQAA from the coding sequence CTGGCCAGTCTGCGTTACGGCAAACAACTGGGCCACGGCCTGACACCGGCGTTCGAAACGCGCCTGGTCAGCCCCGATGGCAAACCGGTAAACAGTTTCAGTGACGTGGTGATGCCGGTGGACGGCGGCCTGGAAAACGCCGATGTCATCGTCCTCCCGGCATTCTGGGACGACTTCGAAACGCTTTGCGGTCGTTATCCACAGATTCTGCCGTGGTTGCGCGAACAACACGCCCGTGGCGCCGTGCTCTGCGGCGAAGCCACCGGAGTGTTCTGGCTGGCCGAGGCCGGGTTGCTCAACGGCAAGGAAGCGACCACCTACTGGCGTTTCTTCAATGCGTTCGCCGAGCGTTTCCCGAAGGTTTACCTCAATCAGGACAAACACCTGACCGACGCCGACAACCTGTATTGCGCCGGCGGCACGACGTCGGCGTGCGATCTCTATATCTACCTGATCGAACGCTTCTGCGGGGCCAACGTGGCGCAAGCCGTGGCCCGCGACATTCTTTATGAAGTGCAGCGCAGCTATTCGCCGGGGCGTATCGGTTTCGGCGGCCAGAAGCTGCATCAGGACGTGATCATCCTGCAGATCCAGCACTGGCTCGAAGAGCACTTCGCAGACAAGTTCCGCTTCGAAGACGTGGCTCGCGAGCATGGCATGAGCATCCGCAACTTCATGCGCCGCTTCCAGACCGCCACCGGCGACAAGCCGCTGCATTACCTGCAACGCCTGCGTATCGAGACCGCCAAAGGCTTGTTGTCCGGCAGCCGCAAGAGCATCAAGACCATCAGTTATGAGGTCGGCTACGACGACGCGAGCTTCTTTGCGCGGCTGTTCCGCCAGCACACTGAATTGTCGCCGAACCAGTATCGGCAGCAGTTTCAGCAGGCAGCTTAA
- the zapE gene encoding cell division protein ZapE, translated as MTPLERYQADLKRPDFFHDAAQETAVRHLQRLYEDLIAADQNKPGLLSKLFGKKDQTPVKGLYFWGGVGRGKTYLVDTFFEALPFKEKTRTHFHRFMKRVHEEMKTLGGEKNPLTIIAKRFATESRVICFDEFFVSDITDAMILGTLMEELFKNGVTLVATSNIVPDGLYKDGLQRARFLPAIALIKQNTEIVNVDSGVDYRLRHLEQAELFHYPLDEAAHESLRKSFRALTPECTAAVENDVLMIENREIRALRTCDDVAWFDFRELCDGPRSQNDYIELGKIFHAVLLSGVEQMSVTTDDIARRFINMVDEFYDRNVKLIISAEVELKDLYTGGRLTFEFQRTLSRLLEMQSHEFLSRAHKP; from the coding sequence ATGACGCCCCTAGAACGATACCAAGCTGATCTGAAACGCCCGGACTTCTTTCACGACGCCGCGCAGGAAACTGCTGTGCGTCATTTGCAGCGCCTGTACGAAGATCTGATCGCCGCTGACCAGAACAAGCCGGGCCTGCTGAGCAAGCTGTTCGGCAAGAAGGATCAGACGCCGGTCAAGGGTCTGTATTTCTGGGGCGGTGTGGGCCGCGGCAAGACTTACCTGGTCGACACCTTCTTCGAAGCGCTGCCGTTCAAGGAAAAGACCCGTACCCACTTCCACCGCTTCATGAAGCGTGTGCACGAAGAGATGAAAACCCTTGGCGGCGAGAAAAACCCGCTGACCATCATCGCCAAGCGCTTTGCGACTGAATCGCGGGTGATCTGCTTCGATGAATTCTTCGTCTCCGACATCACCGACGCGATGATCCTCGGCACGCTGATGGAAGAACTGTTCAAGAACGGCGTGACCCTGGTCGCGACCTCGAACATCGTCCCGGACGGCCTGTACAAGGACGGCCTGCAGCGTGCACGCTTCTTGCCGGCCATCGCGCTAATCAAGCAGAACACCGAAATCGTCAACGTCGACAGCGGCGTCGACTACCGTCTGCGTCACCTCGAACAGGCGGAGCTGTTCCACTATCCGCTGGACGAAGCGGCTCACGAAAGCCTGCGCAAGAGCTTCCGTGCGCTGACGCCAGAGTGCACTGCAGCGGTCGAGAACGATGTGCTGATGATCGAGAACCGCGAAATCCGCGCCTTGCGCACCTGCGATGACGTGGCCTGGTTCGATTTCCGCGAACTGTGCGACGGCCCACGCAGCCAGAACGACTACATCGAACTGGGCAAGATCTTCCACGCCGTGCTGCTCAGCGGCGTCGAGCAGATGAGTGTCACCACCGACGACATCGCCCGGCGCTTCATCAACATGGTCGACGAGTTCTACGACCGTAACGTCAAGCTGATCATTTCTGCCGAAGTCGAGTTGAAAGACCTGTACACCGGCGGACGCCTGACGTTCGAATTCCAGCGTACGCTGAGCCGTCTGCTGGAGATGCAATCGCACGAATTCCTGTCCAGGGCGCACAAGCCTTAA
- a CDS encoding tryptophan--tRNA ligase — MTNRTRILTGITTTGTPHLGNYAGAIRPAILASRDSNADSFYFLADYHALIKCDDPLRIQRSRLEIAATWLAGGLDVDRVTFYRQSDIPEIPELTWLLTCVAAKGLLNRAHAYKASVDKNVETGEDPDAGITMGLYSYPVLMAADILMFNAHKVPVGRDQIQHVEMARDIGQRFNHLFGQGKEFFTMPEALIEESVATLPGLDGRKMSKSYDNTIPLFSSAKEMKDAISRIVTDSKAPGEAKDPDNSHLFTLFQAFATPAQADEFRSELLGGLGWGEAKNRLFQLLDNDLGEARDKYHQLIERPADLEDILQIGAKKARSVATPFLNELREAVGLRSFVNQVQVAATTKKKAAKAARFVSFREDDGSFRFRLLAADGEQLLLSRNFADGKTAGQVTKQLQSGQALDIRNQDLSFSVWLQGECVGDSPAFADAAARDAAIEALRVALTPVQD, encoded by the coding sequence ATGACGAACCGTACCCGTATCCTCACCGGCATCACCACTACCGGCACGCCGCACCTGGGCAACTACGCCGGCGCCATCCGCCCGGCGATCCTTGCCAGCCGCGACAGCAATGCCGATTCGTTCTACTTCCTGGCCGACTACCACGCCCTGATCAAATGCGATGACCCGCTGCGCATCCAGCGCTCGCGTCTGGAAATCGCCGCGACCTGGCTGGCCGGTGGCCTGGATGTCGACCGCGTGACGTTCTACCGTCAGTCCGACATCCCGGAAATCCCTGAGCTGACCTGGCTGCTGACTTGCGTCGCGGCCAAGGGCCTGCTCAACCGCGCGCACGCCTACAAGGCCTCGGTGGACAAGAACGTCGAGACCGGTGAAGACCCGGATGCGGGCATCACCATGGGCCTCTACAGCTACCCGGTGCTGATGGCGGCGGACATCCTGATGTTCAACGCACACAAGGTGCCGGTCGGTCGTGACCAGATCCAGCACGTGGAAATGGCGCGTGACATCGGTCAGCGCTTCAATCACCTGTTCGGCCAGGGCAAAGAGTTCTTCACCATGCCCGAAGCGCTGATCGAGGAAAGCGTGGCGACATTGCCAGGCCTCGACGGGCGCAAGATGTCGAAAAGCTACGACAACACCATTCCGTTGTTTTCCAGCGCCAAAGAGATGAAGGACGCGATCTCCCGTATCGTCACCGACTCCAAAGCGCCGGGCGAAGCGAAAGATCCGGACAACTCGCACCTGTTCACCTTGTTCCAGGCGTTCGCCACGCCTGCGCAGGCTGACGAGTTCCGCAGCGAACTGCTCGGTGGCCTGGGTTGGGGCGAGGCGAAGAATCGTCTGTTCCAGCTGCTGGACAACGACCTCGGCGAAGCGCGCGACAAGTATCACCAGTTGATCGAGCGCCCGGCAGACCTGGAAGACATCCTGCAAATCGGCGCGAAGAAGGCCCGTTCTGTGGCGACGCCGTTCCTCAATGAATTGCGTGAAGCGGTTGGCCTGCGTTCTTTCGTCAATCAGGTGCAAGTCGCTGCAACCACCAAAAAGAAAGCCGCGAAAGCCGCGCGTTTCGTCAGCTTCCGCGAAGACGACGGCAGCTTCCGTTTCCGTCTGCTGGCGGCCGATGGCGAGCAACTGCTGCTGTCGCGCAACTTCGCCGACGGCAAAACCGCAGGCCAGGTGACCAAGCAACTGCAATCCGGTCAGGCGCTGGACATCCGCAATCAAGACCTGAGCTTCAGTGTCTGGCTGCAAGGCGAGTGCGTCGGCGACAGCCCGGCCTTCGCCGATGCCGCTGCACGTGATGCGGCCATCGAGGCCCTGCGCGTTGCGCTGACCCCGGTTCAGGACTAA
- a CDS encoding alpha/beta hydrolase, giving the protein MRETPVVIAGPVGQIEALYLDNEQPRGVALICHPNPVQGGTMLNKVVSTLQRTARDAGLITLRFNYRGVGASEGSHDMGSGEVDDAQAAAAWLREKHPDLPLTLFGFSFGGFVAASLGGRLEAQGVQLKHLFMVAPAVMRLGDQDQLPQQGELTVIQPETDEVIDPQLVYDWSEQLQRPHELLKVAECGHFFHGKLTDLKDLLLPRLSN; this is encoded by the coding sequence ATGCGTGAAACCCCTGTAGTGATTGCCGGCCCAGTCGGCCAGATTGAAGCGCTGTACCTGGATAATGAGCAGCCACGCGGCGTCGCGTTGATCTGCCATCCCAACCCGGTGCAGGGCGGCACCATGCTCAACAAGGTCGTCTCGACCCTGCAGCGCACCGCACGTGACGCGGGTCTGATTACCTTGCGCTTCAACTATCGCGGCGTCGGCGCCAGCGAAGGCTCCCACGACATGGGCAGCGGTGAAGTCGACGACGCTCAGGCCGCCGCCGCATGGCTGCGCGAGAAACACCCGGATCTGCCGCTGACCCTGTTCGGTTTCTCCTTTGGCGGATTTGTTGCAGCAAGTCTCGGCGGTCGTCTCGAAGCCCAAGGCGTGCAGCTCAAGCACCTGTTCATGGTCGCGCCGGCGGTGATGCGCCTGGGCGATCAGGATCAACTGCCGCAGCAGGGCGAACTCACCGTGATCCAGCCGGAAACCGACGAAGTGATCGATCCGCAACTGGTCTACGACTGGTCGGAACAACTCCAGCGCCCCCATGAGCTGCTGAAAGTGGCAGAATGCGGACACTTTTTTCATGGCAAGCTGACCGATCTCAAGGATCTGCTCCTGCCGCGTCTCTCGAATTGA